A genome region from Numida meleagris isolate 19003 breed g44 Domestic line chromosome 14, NumMel1.0, whole genome shotgun sequence includes the following:
- the LOC110406437 gene encoding caspase recruitment domain-containing protein 8-like isoform X1 gives MGTTHSSTFSILVKSFSGKNISVLVSLDDTVLDLKMKLFALDSDFYPSQTRLIHGIQELLDELTLRHYNITSNSTVFCIRRLRGGGGLPVLQGMGGDLGFRGPEMHNQGGAADVTSWIKKHGGKEDIIPGMANQDDLAGVTSRFEMQGGTAGVTSRFEMQSGTAGVTSRFEMQGGAAGITSTSAKEIQKWPQSDVPAEERSCHCVREELQEVRPLIDSCNLTEQNIYKVCLPGPGIFQCSETGLAFEVESAASIVYRCATWAKYMKEADQEVLVPAGPLFNIWALPGTVRAVYLPHFICLTDVDISECFVAHFEFQKMTLQIPTKVMAFSAVLENPSFSLLGVVWRKLRSTISLPMHSLVLIFQQFFAADTTLHLYLIPDDISVKQAIEKQELSWNSKLIPKPPPFSPLFFGYKYQLSSNTQVKIMPEAHLPFCYKSPKEQQLFVEIYIRNMAEEIEFLITDRQNDTVVWRASLRAGDLSLPRNVFKIPSVNLSLSRNFSMMPSGAAFMKKHKTELCSRMGQLSSILLHLRTEGVINSDEEEEVQAQNTKQKKNQFLLDLAERKGPRAQEKLFKILQAKDPFLVEDLENS, from the exons ATGGGGACCACACACAGCTCCACATTCTCCATCCTTGTGAAgtctttctcaggaaaaaatatttctgtgctggTGTCTTTGGACGACACGGTGCTGGACCTAAAGATGAAGCTATTTGCACTGGATAGTGATTTCTACCCTTCTCAGACAAGACTGATTCATGGTATCCAAGAGTTGCTGGACGAACTAACTCTGAGGCATTACAACATTACCTCCAACAGCACTGTATTCTGCATTCGTAGGT TGCGAGGTGGTGGTGGTTTACCTGTCCTCCAGGGCATGGGAGGTGACTTGG GTTTTCGAGGACCAGAGATGCACAACCAGGGCGGTGCGGCAGATGTCACCTCATGGATAAAAAAGCATGGCGGTAAAGAAGACATCATCCCAGGGATGGCAAATCAGGATGATCTGGCAGGCGTCACCTCAAGGTTTGAAATGCAGGGTGGTACAGCAGGCGTCACCTCAAGGTTTGAAATGCAGAGCGGTACGGCAGGCGTCACCTCAAGGTTTGAAATGCAGGGCGGTGCAGCAGGCATCACCTCAACAAGTGCAAAG gaaatccagaaatgGCCACAGTCAGATGTTCCAGCAGAGGAGAGAAGCTGTCACTGTGTGAGAGAG GAACTTCAGGAAGTGAGGCCGCTGATAGATTCATGCAATTTGACGGAACAAAACATATACAA AGTCTGTCTCCCTGGACCAGGCATCTTCCAGTGCTCTGAGACGGGCCTTGCCTTCGAGGTGGAGTCAGCAGCCAGCATTGTGTACAGATGTGCCACCTGGGCCAAGTATATGAAAGAGGCTGACCAGGAAGTGTTGGTACCTGCTGGGCCTCTTTTCAACATCTGGGCGCTGCCCGGAACCGTGCGGGCTGTGTATCTCCCCCACTTCATCTGCCTGACAG ATGTAGATATCAGCGAATGCTTTGTTGCCCATTTTGAATTCCAGAAGATGACCCTACAGATTCCGACAAAAGTGATGGCTTTCTCTGCTGTCCTGGAGAATCCCAGCTTCTCGCTCCTTGGGGTGGTTTGGAGAAAGTTACGTTCAACCATTTCTCTCCCTATGCACTCCTTAGTGCTGATCTTCCAGCAGTTCTTTGCTGCAGATACAACCCTGCATCTCTACCTGATCCCAGATGACATCTCTGTGAAGCAG GCCATTGAAAAACAAGAGCTGAGCTGGAATTCAAAGCTTATTCCCAAGCCTCCTCCATTCAGCCCTCTGTTCTTTGGCTACAAATACCAGCTGTCCAGTAACACTCAAGTGAAGATTATGCCTGAA GCACACTTACCGTTTTGCTACAAGAGTCCAAAGGAACAACAGCTCTTTGTTGAGATCTACATCAGGAATATGGCAGAGGAAATTGAATTCCTTATTACAGATAGACAGAATGACACCGTGGTCTGGAGGGCATCACTGAGAGCAG gtGATCTTAGTCTTCCTAGAAATGTCTTCAAGATCCCTTCAG ttaATCTTAGTCTTTCTAGAAATTTCTCCATGATGCCTTCAG GTGCAGCCTTCATGAAGAAGCACAAGACAGAGCTTTGTTCCAGGATGGGGCAGCTCTCCTCCATTCTACTACACTTAAGGACTGAAGGTGTAATCAACagtgatgaagaagaggaagtgcaagctcaaaatacaaaacaaaagaagaatcaATTTCTGCTGGACCTAGCTGAAAGAAAAGGGCCCAGGGCCCAAGAGAAGCTCTTTAAGATCCTCCAGGCAAAAGACCCGTTCCTTGTTGAAGACCTGGAGAACAGCTAA
- the LOC110406437 gene encoding caspase recruitment domain-containing protein 8-like isoform X2, whose protein sequence is MGTTHSSTFSILVKSFSGKNISVLVSLDDTVLDLKMKLFALDSDFYPSQTRLIHGIQELLDELTLRHYNITSNSTVFCIRRLRGGGGLPVLQGMGGDLGFRGPEMHNQGGAADVTSWIKKHGGKEDIIPGMANQDDLAGVTSRFEMQGGTAGVTSRFEMQSGTAGVTSRFEMQGGAAGITSTSAKEIQKWPQSDVPAEERSCHCVREELQEVRPLIDSCNLTEQNIYKVCLPGPGIFQCSETGLAFEVESAASIVYRCATWAKYMKEADQEVLVPAGPLFNIWALPGTVRAVYLPHFICLTDVDISECFVAHFEFQKMTLQIPTKVMAFSAVLENPSFSLLGVVWRKLRSTISLPMHSLVLIFQQFFAADTTLHLYLIPDDISVKQAIEKQELSWNSKLIPKPPPFSPLFFGYKYQLSSNTQVKIMPEAHLPFCYKSPKEQQLFVEIYIRNMAEEIEFLITDRQNDTVVWRASLRAGDLSLPRNVFKIPSGAAFMKKHKTELCSRMGQLSSILLHLRTEGVINSDEEEEVQAQNTKQKKNQFLLDLAERKGPRAQEKLFKILQAKDPFLVEDLENS, encoded by the exons ATGGGGACCACACACAGCTCCACATTCTCCATCCTTGTGAAgtctttctcaggaaaaaatatttctgtgctggTGTCTTTGGACGACACGGTGCTGGACCTAAAGATGAAGCTATTTGCACTGGATAGTGATTTCTACCCTTCTCAGACAAGACTGATTCATGGTATCCAAGAGTTGCTGGACGAACTAACTCTGAGGCATTACAACATTACCTCCAACAGCACTGTATTCTGCATTCGTAGGT TGCGAGGTGGTGGTGGTTTACCTGTCCTCCAGGGCATGGGAGGTGACTTGG GTTTTCGAGGACCAGAGATGCACAACCAGGGCGGTGCGGCAGATGTCACCTCATGGATAAAAAAGCATGGCGGTAAAGAAGACATCATCCCAGGGATGGCAAATCAGGATGATCTGGCAGGCGTCACCTCAAGGTTTGAAATGCAGGGTGGTACAGCAGGCGTCACCTCAAGGTTTGAAATGCAGAGCGGTACGGCAGGCGTCACCTCAAGGTTTGAAATGCAGGGCGGTGCAGCAGGCATCACCTCAACAAGTGCAAAG gaaatccagaaatgGCCACAGTCAGATGTTCCAGCAGAGGAGAGAAGCTGTCACTGTGTGAGAGAG GAACTTCAGGAAGTGAGGCCGCTGATAGATTCATGCAATTTGACGGAACAAAACATATACAA AGTCTGTCTCCCTGGACCAGGCATCTTCCAGTGCTCTGAGACGGGCCTTGCCTTCGAGGTGGAGTCAGCAGCCAGCATTGTGTACAGATGTGCCACCTGGGCCAAGTATATGAAAGAGGCTGACCAGGAAGTGTTGGTACCTGCTGGGCCTCTTTTCAACATCTGGGCGCTGCCCGGAACCGTGCGGGCTGTGTATCTCCCCCACTTCATCTGCCTGACAG ATGTAGATATCAGCGAATGCTTTGTTGCCCATTTTGAATTCCAGAAGATGACCCTACAGATTCCGACAAAAGTGATGGCTTTCTCTGCTGTCCTGGAGAATCCCAGCTTCTCGCTCCTTGGGGTGGTTTGGAGAAAGTTACGTTCAACCATTTCTCTCCCTATGCACTCCTTAGTGCTGATCTTCCAGCAGTTCTTTGCTGCAGATACAACCCTGCATCTCTACCTGATCCCAGATGACATCTCTGTGAAGCAG GCCATTGAAAAACAAGAGCTGAGCTGGAATTCAAAGCTTATTCCCAAGCCTCCTCCATTCAGCCCTCTGTTCTTTGGCTACAAATACCAGCTGTCCAGTAACACTCAAGTGAAGATTATGCCTGAA GCACACTTACCGTTTTGCTACAAGAGTCCAAAGGAACAACAGCTCTTTGTTGAGATCTACATCAGGAATATGGCAGAGGAAATTGAATTCCTTATTACAGATAGACAGAATGACACCGTGGTCTGGAGGGCATCACTGAGAGCAG gtGATCTTAGTCTTCCTAGAAATGTCTTCAAGATCCCTTCAG GTGCAGCCTTCATGAAGAAGCACAAGACAGAGCTTTGTTCCAGGATGGGGCAGCTCTCCTCCATTCTACTACACTTAAGGACTGAAGGTGTAATCAACagtgatgaagaagaggaagtgcaagctcaaaatacaaaacaaaagaagaatcaATTTCTGCTGGACCTAGCTGAAAGAAAAGGGCCCAGGGCCCAAGAGAAGCTCTTTAAGATCCTCCAGGCAAAAGACCCGTTCCTTGTTGAAGACCTGGAGAACAGCTAA
- the AIFM3 gene encoding apoptosis-inducing factor 3 isoform X2, whose amino-acid sequence MGGCFSKPKPVEVKIEVVIPEKERSKEEMSPNGKASPLVYKVNGTARHYHLEEHPIASNPYHNPKDVVEASVCHVKDLENGQMREVDLGCGKALLIKEGGEFYAMGHKCPHYGAPLVKGVLSKGRVRCPWHGACFNIGTGDIEDFPGLDSLPRFQVKIEKEKVYIRASKQALQTQRRTKMMAKCISLSNYNLSSTNVLIIGAGAAGLVCAETLRQEGFSDRIVMCTMDRHLPYDRPKLSKSMDSHPEQIALRPKEFFRTYDIEVLTEMQAAAVDVKNKTAVFKDGFKMEYNKLLIATGNTPKALSCKGKEVENVFNIRTPEDANRVVKLATSKNVVIVGASFLGMEVAAYLAERAHSVSLVELEEVPFKKFFGERVGRAVMKMFESHRVKFYMQTEVSELREQDGKLKEVVLKSGKVLRADVCVVGIGAVPATGFLKQSGINIDSKGFIVVNKMMQTNIPGVFAAGDAVTFPLALRNNKKVNVPHWQMAHMHGRIAALNMLAHGMEISTVPYLWTAMFGKSIRYAGHGEGFDDVVIQGDLDELKFVAFYTKSDEVVAVASMNYDPIVSKVAEVLAAGRAIRKRDVETGDMSWLTGKGS is encoded by the exons ATGGGAGGATGCTTCTCCAAGCCCAAGCCAG TTGAAGTGAAAATTGAGGTTGTGATACCTGAGAAGGAGAGAAGCAAGGAGGAGATGTCACCCAACGGGAAAGCCAGCCCATTGGTTTACAAAGTCAATGGGACCGCCCGGCATTACCATCTCGAGGAGCATCCCATTGCCAGCAATCCCTACCACAACCCAAAGGACGTGGTGGAAGCATCTGTGTGCCATGTGAAGGACCTGGAGAATGGACA GATGCGTGAGGTGGACCTGGGCTGTGGGAAGGCACTGCTGATCAAGGAGGGTGGCGAGTTCTATGCCATGGGACACAAATGCCCCCACTATGGGGCCCCGCTGGTTAAAG GGGTTTTGTCCAAAGGAAGGGTCCGCTGCCCCTGGCACGGGGCTTGCTTCAACATCGGCACTGGTGACATTGAGGACTTTCCTGGCTTGGACAGCTTGCCCAGGTTCCAG GTGAAGATCGAGAAGGAGAAGGTGTACATCCGAGCGAGCAAGCAG GCTCTTCAGACACAGAGGAGGACAAAGATGATGGCAAAGTGCATCTCCTTGAGCAACTACAACCTGAGCAGTACCAATGTGCTGATCATCGGTGCAG GTGCAGCTGGGTTAGTCTGTGCAGAGACCTTGCGCCAGGAAGGTTTCTCAGACAGGATTGTAATGTGCACGATGGACAGACACTTGCCCTACGACAGACCAAAGCTCAGCAAG TCGATGGATTCCCACCCAGAGCAGATCGCCCTGCGCCCCAAGGAGTTCTTCCGCACGTATGACATCGAAGTCCTGACCGAAATGCAG GCTGCGGCTGTGGATGTCAAGAACAAGACGGCTGTGTTCAAGGACGGATTTAAGATGGAATATAACAAACTGCTGATAGCGACTGGAAACAC GCCCAAAGCTCTCAGCTGTAAGGGCAAGGAAGTGGAAAACGTTTTCAACATCCGGACGCCGGAAGATGCGAACCGTGTGGTGAAGCTGGCCACCAGCAAGAACGTGGTTATAGTGGGCGCTTCCTTCCTTG ggatggaggtggcTGCCTACCTTGCGGAGAGAGCCCACTCGGTGTCCCtggtggagctggaggaggtCCCATTCAAGAAGTTCTTTGGGGAGAGGGTTGGCCGCGCTGTCATGAAG ATGTTTGAGAGCCACAGGGTGAAGTTCTACATGCAGACCGAGGTGTCGGAGCTCCGGGAGCAGGATGGCAAG CTGAAGGAGGTGGTGCTGAAGAGTGGGAAGGTGTTGCGTGCGGACGTTTGTGTCGTTGGTATCG GTGCAGTGCCAGCAACAGGATTTCTCAAGCAGAGTGGCATCAACATTGACTCCAAAGGCTTCATCGTGGTCAACAAG ATGATGCAGACCAACATACCTGGAGTGTTTGCAGCTGGTGACGCCGTCACGTTCCCACTGGCCCTGAGGAACAACAAGAAAGTGAACGTCCCCCACTGGCAGATGGCCCATATGCACG gCCGTATTGCGGCACTGAATATGCTGGCCCACGGCATGGAGATCAGCACGGTCCCCTATCTGTGGACTGCGATGTTTGGGAAAAGCATTCGATACGCAG GCCATGGGGAAGGATTTGATGATGTCGTCATTCAAGGGGACTTGGATGAACTGAAGTTTGTTGCATTTTATACCAA GAGCGACGAGGTGGTGGCCGTGGCCAGCATGAACTACGACCCCATCGTCTCCAAAGTGGCCGAGGTCCTGGCTGCCGGCAGGGCCATCCGAAAGCGCGACGTGGA AACTGGAGATATGTCCTGGCTAACGGGGAAAGGCTCCTAA
- the AIFM3 gene encoding apoptosis-inducing factor 3 isoform X1 yields the protein MGGCFSKPKPVEVKIEVVIPEKERSKEEMSPNGKASPLVYKVNGTARHYHLEEHPIASNPYHNPKDVVEASVCHVKDLENGQMREVDLGCGKALLIKEGGEFYAMGHKCPHYGAPLVKGVLSKGRVRCPWHGACFNIGTGDIEDFPGLDSLPRFQVKIEKEKVYIRASKQALQTQRRTKMMAKCISLSNYNLSSTNVLIIGAGAAGLVCAETLRQEGFSDRIVMCTMDRHLPYDRPKLSKSMDSHPEQIALRPKEFFRTYDIEVLTEMQAAAVDVKNKTAVFKDGFKMEYNKLLIATGNTPKALSCKGKEVENVFNIRTPEDANRVVKLATSKNVVIVGASFLGMEVAAYLAERAHSVSLVELEEVPFKKFFGERVGRAVMKMFESHRVKFYMQTEVSELREQDGKLKEVVLKSGKVLRADVCVVGIGAVPATGFLKQSGINIDSKGFIVVNKMMQTNIPGVFAAGDAVTFPLALRNNKKVNVPHWQMAHMHGRIAALNMLAHGMEISTVPYLWTAMFGKSIRYAGHGEGFDDVVIQGDLDELKFVAFYTKRGPRRWLWCGRTAPCAESWRSDEVVAVASMNYDPIVSKVAEVLAAGRAIRKRDVETGDMSWLTGKGS from the exons ATGGGAGGATGCTTCTCCAAGCCCAAGCCAG TTGAAGTGAAAATTGAGGTTGTGATACCTGAGAAGGAGAGAAGCAAGGAGGAGATGTCACCCAACGGGAAAGCCAGCCCATTGGTTTACAAAGTCAATGGGACCGCCCGGCATTACCATCTCGAGGAGCATCCCATTGCCAGCAATCCCTACCACAACCCAAAGGACGTGGTGGAAGCATCTGTGTGCCATGTGAAGGACCTGGAGAATGGACA GATGCGTGAGGTGGACCTGGGCTGTGGGAAGGCACTGCTGATCAAGGAGGGTGGCGAGTTCTATGCCATGGGACACAAATGCCCCCACTATGGGGCCCCGCTGGTTAAAG GGGTTTTGTCCAAAGGAAGGGTCCGCTGCCCCTGGCACGGGGCTTGCTTCAACATCGGCACTGGTGACATTGAGGACTTTCCTGGCTTGGACAGCTTGCCCAGGTTCCAG GTGAAGATCGAGAAGGAGAAGGTGTACATCCGAGCGAGCAAGCAG GCTCTTCAGACACAGAGGAGGACAAAGATGATGGCAAAGTGCATCTCCTTGAGCAACTACAACCTGAGCAGTACCAATGTGCTGATCATCGGTGCAG GTGCAGCTGGGTTAGTCTGTGCAGAGACCTTGCGCCAGGAAGGTTTCTCAGACAGGATTGTAATGTGCACGATGGACAGACACTTGCCCTACGACAGACCAAAGCTCAGCAAG TCGATGGATTCCCACCCAGAGCAGATCGCCCTGCGCCCCAAGGAGTTCTTCCGCACGTATGACATCGAAGTCCTGACCGAAATGCAG GCTGCGGCTGTGGATGTCAAGAACAAGACGGCTGTGTTCAAGGACGGATTTAAGATGGAATATAACAAACTGCTGATAGCGACTGGAAACAC GCCCAAAGCTCTCAGCTGTAAGGGCAAGGAAGTGGAAAACGTTTTCAACATCCGGACGCCGGAAGATGCGAACCGTGTGGTGAAGCTGGCCACCAGCAAGAACGTGGTTATAGTGGGCGCTTCCTTCCTTG ggatggaggtggcTGCCTACCTTGCGGAGAGAGCCCACTCGGTGTCCCtggtggagctggaggaggtCCCATTCAAGAAGTTCTTTGGGGAGAGGGTTGGCCGCGCTGTCATGAAG ATGTTTGAGAGCCACAGGGTGAAGTTCTACATGCAGACCGAGGTGTCGGAGCTCCGGGAGCAGGATGGCAAG CTGAAGGAGGTGGTGCTGAAGAGTGGGAAGGTGTTGCGTGCGGACGTTTGTGTCGTTGGTATCG GTGCAGTGCCAGCAACAGGATTTCTCAAGCAGAGTGGCATCAACATTGACTCCAAAGGCTTCATCGTGGTCAACAAG ATGATGCAGACCAACATACCTGGAGTGTTTGCAGCTGGTGACGCCGTCACGTTCCCACTGGCCCTGAGGAACAACAAGAAAGTGAACGTCCCCCACTGGCAGATGGCCCATATGCACG gCCGTATTGCGGCACTGAATATGCTGGCCCACGGCATGGAGATCAGCACGGTCCCCTATCTGTGGACTGCGATGTTTGGGAAAAGCATTCGATACGCAG GCCATGGGGAAGGATTTGATGATGTCGTCATTCAAGGGGACTTGGATGAACTGAAGTTTGTTGCATTTTATACCAA GAGGGGCCCCAGGAGATGGCTTTGGTGTGGCAGGACGGCACCGTGCGCCGAGAGCTGGAG GAGCGACGAGGTGGTGGCCGTGGCCAGCATGAACTACGACCCCATCGTCTCCAAAGTGGCCGAGGTCCTGGCTGCCGGCAGGGCCATCCGAAAGCGCGACGTGGA AACTGGAGATATGTCCTGGCTAACGGGGAAAGGCTCCTAA
- the LOC110406413 gene encoding transmembrane protein 17-like, with protein sequence MGQRHRSPLPPRYPRGGSLLRPHCRQRWVPAPPAMGGSEHQCCCSGLRGRGGMLGVPGVLPSPALPCPAHEVLASLPLQMMLYFNAHYFPCWCLAEGMMLQLKVPSAFQAGNVTRGGQSGQGWGPAWNWEGRGCAPLQYNLLPRYYQLLLLAAFLILTLAEAARLYLGYIGNLQEKVPELAGFLLLSILIQLPLLLFLLTDHLTLPLPLELAVHSLLLAFLVCEVVAAFLALRAMSRQLAAQFYLRQFKVGSRGDAAGPDPPRRAQQH encoded by the exons ATGGGACAGCGGCACCGCTCACCTCTACCGCCCAGGTACCCCCGGGGGGGTTCACTGCTGCGCCCACACTGCAGGCAGAGATGGGTCCCTGCACCCCCAGCAATGGGGGGCAGCGAACATCAGTGCTGTTGCAGTGGGCTGCGAGGCAGGGGAGGGATGCTGGGGGTACCTGGGgtcctgcccagccctgctttGCCCTGCCCAGCGCACGAGGTGCTGGCCAGCCTGCCCCTCCAGATGATGCTCTACTTCAACGCCCACTACTTCCCCTGCTGGTGCCTGGCCGAGGGCAtgatgctgcagctgaaggtACCCTCAGCTTTCCAGGCAGGGAATGTTACACGGGGAGGGCAgagtgggcagggctggggaccAGCGTGGAACTGGGAGGGACGAGGCTGTGCCCCGTTACAGTACAACCTGCTGCCTCGCTACtaccagctcctcctgctcgCTGCCTTCCTCATCCTCACACTGGCTGAAGCAGCTCGGCTCTACCTGGGCTACATTGGGAACCTGCAGGAGAAG GTGCCCGAGCTTGCTGggttccttctcctttccatccTCATCCAGCTGCCCCTCCTGCTGTTCCTGCTCACGGACCACCTCACCCTCCCCCTGCCGCTGGAGCTGGCCGTGCACAGCCTTCTCCTGGCCTTCCTCGTCTGTGAGGTGGTGGCCGCCTTCCTGGCGCTGCGGGCGATGAGCAGGCAGCTGGCGGCTCAGTTCTACCTGCGGCAGTTCAAGGTGGGCAGCCGGGGTGATGCTGCGGGACCCGACCCACCCCGCAGAGCCCAACAACATTAA
- the P2RX6 gene encoding P2X purinoceptor 6 isoform X4, with protein MEDVDCPMGNPVVHGNGIKTGKCVMFNSTHSTCEIFGWCPVENDTLPRKPLLAEAENFTLFIKNTVNFTKFNFSKGNTLQTSDPTYFKTCVYDPFFSPSCPVFRIRDMVEAAGETFGDLALLGGSISVRIEWDCDLDQPAARCQPRYSFTLLDRSYNFRTASYYWDSQRQHYRSLLKLYGIRFDISVHGQAGKFSIIPAAVSFGTGIAFLGAATMVCDLVLLYLDTKADFYWKEKFEEVKAPKGKKEAAAEAQRAGQDLGDAQQRAPVTCR; from the exons ATGGAAGATGTGGACTGTCCTATGGGAAACCCGGTGGTTCATGGCAACG GGATTAAGACTGGGAAATGTGTGATGTTCAACAGCACCCATTCCACCTGTGAGATCTTTGGCTGGTGCCCCGTGGAGAACGACACCCTGCCCAG GAAACCTCTTCTGGCTGAGGCAGAGAATTTCActctttttataaaaaatactgTCAACTTCACCAAATTTAACTTCTCCAA GGGCAACACTTTGCAGACCAGTGACCCCACCTATTTCAAGACCTGCGTGTACGATCCCTTCTTCAGCCCTTCCTGCCCCGTGTTCCGCATCCGCGACATGGTGGAAGCAGCTGGGGAGACCTTTGGGGACCTCGCACTGCTG ggaggaagcATCAGCGTGCGCATTGAGTGGGACTGCGACCTGGACCAGCCCGCTGCCCGCTGCCAGCCGCGCTACTCCTTCACCCTGCTGGACAGGAGCTACAACTTCAG AACGGCCTCCTACTACTGGGACTCGCAGCGGCAGCACTACCGGAGCCTGCTGAAGCTGTACGGCATCCGCTTTGACATCTCCGTGCACGGCCAG GCTGGAAAATTCAGCATaattcctgctgctgtcagcttcGGCACCGGCATCGCATTCCTGGGAGCT GCCACCATGGTCTGTGACCTGGTTCTGCTCTACCTGGATACGAAGGCTGACTTCTATTGGAAGGAGAAGTTTGAAGAG GTAAAAGCCCCCAAAGGTAAgaaagaggcagcagctgaggcacAGAGGGCTGGCCAGGACCTGGGGGATGCTCAGCAACGTGCACCAGTGACCTGCAGGTAG